The Dethiosulfovibrio peptidovorans DSM 11002 genome has a window encoding:
- a CDS encoding PEP/pyruvate-binding domain-containing protein encodes MTERESRIERYFSWDPKHDDEFSSMILGDRSIGGKGRSLLYGIRALRDTGEPDLMSVTMPRALFLGSDVFDDFVESLPGRDELISNGTPDRIESAFLEHPLSEEVVERVRAFLADMTDPVVVRSSSIQEDSLKYSFAGKYLSDFLGNFGTLDDRTRAVCREIRRVYSRIYFPKALAYRSRHGIGDDSMGIIVMRVSGRWRGDLYYPTIGGVGFSRNYRRWTSRVTMEDGVVRFVFGLGTMSTKREYARTCSLSNPFLRPEGQDSYTILRHSQERFQAISRKLFEGASRERPDTLATLNVNDVWDDIFPWYREEMCQYAQMYRGDEGGGYFTSPNATPSGDRSVSRICFTFEDFPKRHRKFFERMRRTLSVLEEAMGVPADIEFAYEPREEHLELIQARPLWAGSGVSSEALESIDRERIILKADRMVTNGSFRHIPSLVYVDHAVYGAARDFNDIARAVGAVNDRLKGERFIFVAPGRIGSSNPLLGVPVQYNELSNCCCMVEVGIPKMGYMPELSYGTHFFSDLEVDGVLYMPVFEGYQNNLFRQEWFDETPYEVGPHKAIRIYRGPFSVFTSGERNIGMVVTE; translated from the coding sequence ATGACGGAGAGAGAGAGTCGTATAGAGCGTTATTTTTCCTGGGATCCCAAGCACGACGACGAGTTTAGCTCGATGATTCTTGGCGACAGGTCCATCGGTGGAAAGGGCAGGTCTTTGCTGTACGGAATAAGGGCCCTTAGGGACACCGGAGAGCCCGACCTCATGTCGGTGACGATGCCGAGGGCCCTTTTTCTCGGAAGCGACGTCTTCGATGATTTCGTAGAATCCCTGCCTGGAAGGGACGAGCTCATATCCAACGGAACACCGGATCGCATAGAGAGTGCGTTTTTGGAACACCCTCTGTCGGAGGAGGTCGTCGAGAGGGTGAGGGCCTTCCTGGCCGACATGACCGATCCCGTGGTCGTCAGGAGCAGCAGCATACAGGAGGACTCGCTCAAGTATTCCTTTGCCGGAAAATATCTGAGCGATTTTCTGGGCAACTTCGGGACCCTGGACGACAGGACCCGGGCGGTTTGCAGGGAGATCCGAAGGGTCTATTCGAGGATATACTTCCCCAAAGCACTGGCCTACAGATCCAGACACGGAATCGGCGACGACTCCATGGGAATAATAGTGATGCGAGTTTCCGGCAGGTGGAGAGGCGATCTCTACTACCCGACCATAGGAGGGGTCGGGTTCTCCAGAAACTACCGTAGATGGACGAGCCGGGTCACCATGGAGGACGGTGTCGTCCGTTTCGTCTTCGGTCTTGGAACCATGAGTACCAAGAGGGAGTATGCCAGGACCTGCTCTCTCTCCAACCCGTTTCTTAGACCGGAGGGTCAAGATTCCTACACCATCCTCAGGCACTCTCAGGAGAGATTCCAGGCCATATCCCGGAAACTTTTCGAAGGGGCCTCCAGAGAGAGGCCCGATACACTGGCTACATTGAACGTGAACGACGTGTGGGACGACATCTTCCCTTGGTACAGGGAGGAGATGTGTCAGTACGCACAGATGTACAGGGGAGACGAGGGAGGTGGTTACTTCACCTCTCCCAACGCGACGCCTTCGGGAGACAGAAGCGTCAGTCGAATATGCTTCACCTTCGAGGATTTTCCCAAAAGGCATAGAAAGTTCTTCGAGAGGATGAGGAGGACTTTGTCTGTGTTGGAGGAGGCCATGGGGGTTCCGGCGGATATAGAGTTCGCCTACGAACCGAGAGAGGAACATCTGGAGCTGATACAGGCTAGGCCTCTTTGGGCCGGAAGCGGAGTTTCCTCCGAGGCACTGGAGTCGATTGACAGGGAACGTATAATACTCAAGGCGGATCGGATGGTCACCAACGGTTCTTTCAGACACATCCCCAGCCTGGTCTACGTGGATCATGCTGTGTACGGGGCTGCCAGAGATTTTAACGATATAGCCAGGGCGGTGGGAGCTGTTAACGACAGGCTCAAAGGAGAGAGGTTCATCTTCGTGGCCCCGGGAAGGATAGGATCGAGCAATCCGCTTTTGGGTGTCCCGGTGCAGTACAACGAGCTGTCCAACTGTTGCTGTATGGTGGAGGTCGGGATTCCCAAAATGGGCTATATGCCGGAACTCTCTTACGGCACACATTTCTTCTCCGATCTGGAGGTGGACGGGGTTCTCTATATGCCTGTTTTCGAGGGGTATCAGAATAATCTCTTCCGTCAGGAATGGTTCGACGAAACTCCCTACGAGGTTGGACCTCATAAAGCTATCAGGATCTACCGAGGGCCTTTCTCCGTGTTCACCAGCGGCGAGAGGAATATAGGCATGGTGGTCACCGAATGA
- a CDS encoding PEP/pyruvate-binding domain-containing protein, with amino-acid sequence MDHREAYRSYDPSPYYRERGWIIGGGSVGGKGKGLAFAHESLSEDGLGCEIRLPEITLVVGTHGFEEFEEINGIFPLVDEISYDELERKILQSPLPPTISRELDRVLDTLTGPLAVRSSSLLEDDIELSFAGKYATRFVANLGDRSSRLAELERAIKSVFASTYNPAAREYQRKHKIPLGQEKMAVLIQPLQGKRRGDLFYPEMAITAFSCVFRRPSPRIDKNDGVIRLCFGMGTHTVGRSFARTFYLTNPQLRPEGGNAEQIYLYAQKEFDYVDMDRGLFMTSSLNEGLSQIEGHHKMAPAFVEWYDDGMLYWLHTDRSNLRMPMPCFTFTDLPRRCHGFFDRTRRMLTFFEGAMGFPVDVEAVYESEEDLLSLVQLRPLASYMEFGHVDIPDDIPEERTVLKGNRMVTNHVRKGIRRLVYVDPDLYGESGDFAEVARAVGAVNSKLEGERYILVGPGRWGSTNPTLGVPVDYSEISNCGCMVEVGIPKRGMIPELSYGTHFFLDLDVDEVLYLPVIEGEHENVFSRGWFEGRPFEPGGHPAVRVYEGVFDVYLDGEDEIGVVFDMS; translated from the coding sequence ATGGACCACAGGGAGGCCTATCGTTCCTACGATCCTTCGCCCTATTATAGAGAAAGAGGATGGATCATAGGGGGAGGAAGCGTAGGCGGAAAGGGCAAGGGGCTGGCCTTTGCCCATGAATCGTTATCGGAGGATGGTCTTGGTTGCGAGATCAGACTGCCCGAGATTACCTTGGTCGTCGGGACCCATGGTTTCGAGGAATTTGAGGAGATCAACGGAATTTTCCCTCTGGTTGACGAGATTTCCTACGACGAGCTGGAGAGAAAGATATTGCAATCGCCTCTGCCTCCTACCATATCAAGGGAGCTGGACAGGGTTCTCGATACACTGACCGGTCCTCTGGCTGTGCGTTCGTCTTCCCTGCTGGAGGACGATATAGAGTTGTCCTTCGCCGGTAAGTACGCCACAAGGTTTGTGGCCAATCTGGGAGATAGGAGCAGCCGATTGGCGGAGCTGGAAAGAGCGATCAAATCGGTCTTTGCGTCCACCTACAATCCGGCGGCCCGTGAGTACCAGAGAAAGCACAAGATTCCTCTGGGGCAGGAGAAGATGGCCGTCCTGATCCAGCCTCTACAGGGAAAGAGGAGGGGCGATCTGTTTTATCCCGAGATGGCAATAACCGCTTTTTCCTGCGTCTTTCGCAGGCCATCTCCGAGGATAGACAAAAACGATGGGGTTATTAGGCTTTGCTTTGGCATGGGGACCCACACGGTGGGTCGTTCCTTCGCAAGGACCTTCTATCTGACCAATCCCCAGCTTAGACCTGAAGGGGGTAACGCCGAACAGATCTATCTTTACGCCCAGAAGGAGTTCGACTACGTGGATATGGACAGAGGGCTTTTTATGACCAGCTCTTTGAACGAAGGGCTTTCACAGATAGAGGGACATCATAAGATGGCTCCGGCTTTTGTGGAGTGGTACGACGACGGCATGCTTTATTGGCTCCATACCGATCGTTCCAACCTCAGAATGCCTATGCCCTGTTTCACCTTTACCGACCTGCCTCGAAGATGTCACGGTTTTTTCGACAGGACCAGGAGAATGTTGACCTTTTTCGAGGGGGCGATGGGTTTCCCTGTGGACGTCGAGGCAGTCTACGAGTCTGAGGAAGACCTGTTGTCCTTGGTGCAGTTGAGACCTTTGGCCTCTTACATGGAGTTCGGCCATGTGGATATCCCCGACGATATTCCGGAGGAGAGAACAGTGCTTAAAGGCAACAGGATGGTTACCAACCACGTCAGGAAGGGAATCCGTCGCCTGGTATACGTTGATCCCGACCTTTACGGGGAGTCCGGCGATTTCGCCGAGGTCGCCAGGGCGGTAGGGGCGGTGAACAGTAAACTGGAAGGGGAGAGATACATCCTGGTAGGACCTGGCCGGTGGGGGAGCACCAACCCGACCTTGGGAGTTCCTGTCGACTACAGCGAGATATCGAACTGCGGCTGTATGGTCGAGGTAGGTATTCCGAAAAGAGGAATGATACCGGAGCTGTCCTACGGGACCCATTTTTTTCTGGATCTGGACGTTGACGAGGTGCTTTATCTGCCGGTAATAGAGGGAGAGCACGAGAATGTTTTCAGCCGCGGTTGGTTCGAGGGAAGGCCCTTCGAGCCGGGAGGCCACCCTGCCGTTCGAGTATATGAGGGAGTTTTCGACGTCTATCTGGACGGAGAGGACGAGATCGGCGTGGTCTTCGATATGTCCTGA
- a CDS encoding tautomerase family protein: MTVIRMSAPGLSVEERTRLTERLTDVACDEIGRSKEDLTVYVYDYRMDQPRH, translated from the coding sequence ATGACGGTTATAAGGATGAGCGCGCCGGGGCTATCGGTGGAGGAGAGGACTAGGCTCACCGAGAGGCTTACCGACGTCGCCTGCGACGAGATCGGTCGTTCCAAGGAAGACCTGACGGTGTACGTCTATGACTACCGCATGGACCAGCCCAGACACTGA
- the tpx gene encoding thiol peroxidase has translation MERNNVVTMKGNPVTLVGPELKVGEKAPDFTVLDKGLSPKSLSDYTGKIKVISVTPSLDTPVCDMQAKWFNDEATSLPGDVVVLNVSMDLPFAIGRFCAANGVDKVEVLSDHRDTSFGKSWGLLIKELRLLTRAVAVVDDEDVLRYLQIVPEATDSPDYDPLMEALKSVVQR, from the coding sequence ATGGAGAGAAACAACGTAGTCACCATGAAGGGAAACCCTGTAACCCTGGTGGGCCCGGAGCTTAAAGTCGGAGAGAAGGCCCCGGATTTCACCGTTCTCGATAAAGGTCTGTCGCCTAAGAGTCTGTCCGATTATACCGGAAAGATCAAGGTCATATCCGTAACTCCGTCGTTGGATACCCCTGTCTGCGATATGCAGGCCAAGTGGTTCAACGACGAGGCTACCTCTCTTCCGGGAGACGTGGTGGTCCTGAACGTTAGCATGGATCTGCCCTTTGCCATCGGCCGATTCTGTGCTGCCAACGGGGTGGACAAGGTCGAGGTTCTTTCGGATCATAGAGACACTTCCTTTGGGAAATCCTGGGGGCTTCTCATCAAGGAGCTTCGCCTTCTGACCAGAGCGGTAGCGGTCGTGGACGATGAAGATGTGTTGCGCTATCTTCAGATAGTTCCCGAGGCCACCGATTCGCCCGATTACGATCCTCTCATGGAAGCCCTTAAATCGGTCGTTCAGAGATAA
- the rarD gene encoding EamA family transporter RarD, translated as MNKAKRGFVAAAAAMSIWGLLPVYWKQMSGVPAYEILSHRIIWSLVAATMFLSIRGSWGKVSLALRDRKVISLMSLSGAVIGCNWLLYIWAVNSGHVLQCSLGYYINPLINVLTGYVVFKDRLRPVQWAAIALAGAGVLYQIVLYGKVPWIALGLACSFSLYALIRKLADVDPLPGLFLETAVLAFPAVAFLAWTGIDGGGAFMTEGIRVSLFLIGTGLITSIPLLWFVQGARDISLVTVGLLQYISPTLQFMLGYWVYGESFSSAQMVTFTSIWVALTIYTVDSVNDVIRKKRRTRD; from the coding sequence ATGAACAAAGCTAAAAGAGGCTTCGTAGCCGCAGCGGCCGCCATGTCCATATGGGGGCTGCTGCCGGTCTACTGGAAGCAGATGTCAGGAGTCCCAGCCTACGAGATACTTTCCCACAGGATCATATGGTCCCTGGTAGCGGCCACTATGTTCCTCTCTATCAGAGGCAGCTGGGGCAAAGTCTCCCTTGCCTTGAGAGACCGCAAGGTCATCTCCTTGATGTCACTGAGCGGAGCTGTCATAGGCTGCAACTGGTTACTCTACATATGGGCGGTCAACAGCGGCCACGTCCTCCAGTGCAGCTTGGGATACTACATAAACCCTCTGATAAACGTCCTAACCGGATATGTGGTGTTCAAGGACAGACTGAGACCGGTACAGTGGGCCGCCATCGCTCTGGCCGGAGCGGGAGTGCTGTACCAGATAGTACTGTACGGCAAGGTTCCGTGGATAGCCCTGGGTCTGGCCTGCTCCTTCTCTCTGTACGCTTTGATCAGAAAACTGGCCGACGTCGACCCTCTGCCAGGCCTATTCCTGGAAACCGCCGTTCTGGCCTTTCCCGCCGTGGCCTTTCTGGCCTGGACTGGAATCGACGGGGGAGGAGCCTTTATGACCGAGGGGATAAGGGTCAGCCTTTTTCTGATCGGCACCGGACTTATAACCTCTATCCCGCTGCTATGGTTCGTCCAGGGGGCCAGGGACATAAGCCTGGTGACGGTTGGACTGTTGCAATATATATCTCCGACACTGCAGTTCATGCTGGGCTACTGGGTCTATGGGGAAAGCTTCAGCTCCGCCCAGATGGTAACTTTTACATCCATATGGGTGGCTCTGACCATATACACCGTGGACTCCGTCAACGACGTCATCAGAAAAAAAAGACGGACAAGGGACTAA
- a CDS encoding acyl-[acyl-carrier-protein] thioesterase, giving the protein MDPWLEDFRLRIYEVGPDGLATATTIMNVFQEAASHHAESLDMGYPQLSPRSIGWALTKFRLTMVRYPRYGETVTIRTWPRAGKRIFAYRDVEFSVNGERVGIGSSVWCLLDLQARKALSLAKALDGFPCRDERLFPDEIPSVPSCDGAWEWCWSATPRFSELDLNGHVNNSVYLGWAVEPLPRDYPLSRMPREILFAFKREISSDMEVFSRASRMGDNLTVHSLEDRDGGELAKVSIKWL; this is encoded by the coding sequence ATGGACCCCTGGCTAGAGGATTTCAGGTTGAGGATATACGAGGTGGGGCCCGACGGTCTCGCCACTGCCACGACCATTATGAACGTCTTCCAGGAGGCGGCCTCACACCACGCCGAATCTCTCGATATGGGATATCCTCAGCTGTCCCCCAGGTCGATAGGGTGGGCTCTTACGAAGTTTCGGCTTACCATGGTCCGTTATCCCCGTTATGGAGAGACCGTCACCATAAGAACATGGCCTAGGGCGGGCAAAAGGATATTCGCCTATAGGGACGTGGAGTTTTCCGTAAACGGAGAGAGGGTCGGCATAGGCTCCAGCGTGTGGTGTCTGTTGGATCTCCAGGCCAGGAAGGCTCTGTCTCTAGCCAAGGCCCTCGACGGCTTCCCCTGCAGGGATGAGAGGCTTTTCCCCGACGAGATTCCGTCGGTGCCCTCCTGTGATGGAGCCTGGGAGTGGTGCTGGAGCGCCACTCCCAGGTTTTCCGAGTTGGATCTGAACGGTCACGTCAATAACTCGGTATATCTCGGATGGGCCGTAGAGCCCCTCCCGAGGGATTACCCTTTGTCACGGATGCCTCGGGAAATCCTTTTCGCCTTTAAAAGGGAGATTTCCTCCGACATGGAGGTGTTCTCCAGGGCCTCCCGAATGGGAGATAATCTGACGGTCCACAGCCTTGAGGACCGAGATGGAGGAGAGCTGGCTAAGGTCTCCATAAAATGGCTTTAG
- a CDS encoding cupin domain-containing protein, which translates to MKDLFVDYSGVRPRLDNGDMVQKVLARGGKLMLAETAFPKKGAVLPDHSHDHEQVTYMVKGRLLFSVEGVRREIGPGDSVYIPANAVHGARVLEDGTVAVDAFTPQREDFLE; encoded by the coding sequence ATGAAGGACTTATTCGTGGATTACAGCGGAGTGAGGCCTCGTCTGGACAACGGAGATATGGTCCAGAAGGTCCTGGCGAGGGGTGGAAAGCTGATGTTGGCCGAGACGGCTTTCCCAAAAAAAGGGGCAGTTTTGCCCGATCACAGTCACGATCACGAGCAGGTGACCTACATGGTAAAGGGACGGTTGCTGTTCTCCGTCGAGGGGGTCAGAAGAGAGATCGGGCCTGGCGACAGCGTCTACATCCCGGCAAACGCCGTCCACGGAGCCCGGGTTTTGGAGGACGGAACGGTGGCGGTGGACGCCTTCACTCCCCAGAGAGAGGACTTTCTCGAGTGA
- a CDS encoding bifunctional methionine sulfoxide reductase B/A protein, with translation MGYRELTPEEQRVVVNRGTEPPFSGRYCEFFDRGVYLCRRCGRPLYLSEHKFPCSCGWASFDDEIPGAVIRRPDPDGHRTEITCAGCAGHLGHVFQGERLTVKNVRHCVNSLSLAFIPKEDLKRGLFAGGCFWGVQHLMKDLPGVVHSTCGYCGGTVDYPSYEQVCSGETGHLETVEVLFDPKKISYRDLTRYFLEIHDPTQKGGQGPDLGDQYRSAIFAVDDGQRKIAEELLDELRDKGLQPVTEVRPEARFWPAEPLHQHYYLRTGSVPYCHRRVARF, from the coding sequence GTGGGATATAGAGAACTGACGCCGGAGGAACAAAGGGTAGTGGTAAATCGCGGTACGGAGCCGCCCTTCAGCGGTAGATACTGTGAGTTTTTCGACAGAGGTGTCTACCTGTGTAGACGTTGCGGTAGGCCTCTGTATCTTTCGGAACATAAATTCCCCTGTTCTTGCGGGTGGGCTTCTTTCGACGACGAGATACCAGGGGCTGTGATCCGACGTCCCGATCCGGACGGACATCGTACCGAGATAACCTGCGCTGGCTGTGCCGGTCACCTGGGCCATGTCTTTCAGGGTGAGAGATTGACGGTAAAGAACGTCAGACATTGCGTAAACTCCCTCTCCTTGGCCTTTATTCCCAAGGAGGATCTTAAAAGGGGTTTGTTCGCTGGAGGTTGTTTCTGGGGAGTTCAGCACCTCATGAAGGATTTGCCCGGGGTGGTTCACAGTACCTGCGGATACTGTGGAGGAACGGTCGACTATCCGAGTTACGAACAGGTCTGTTCGGGAGAGACCGGTCATCTCGAGACGGTGGAGGTGCTTTTCGATCCGAAGAAGATATCCTATCGTGATCTGACTCGTTATTTTCTTGAGATACACGATCCGACCCAAAAAGGCGGTCAGGGGCCCGATCTGGGAGACCAGTACAGATCGGCGATTTTCGCCGTCGACGATGGACAGAGGAAGATCGCCGAGGAACTCCTGGACGAGCTGAGGGATAAGGGACTCCAGCCGGTTACGGAGGTCCGGCCGGAGGCAAGGTTCTGGCCTGCGGAGCCCCTTCATCAGCATTACTATCTCAGGACGGGAAGCGTGCCTTACTGCCACCGCAGGGTGGCTAGGTTTTAG
- the phrB gene encoding deoxyribodipyrimidine photo-lyase has translation MAGYRTRVDPRRIRRLREGSPGEGPVVYWMSRDQRVRDNWALLYAQDVALAANRPLEVVFCLSRDFIGAPIRHYDFMLRGLTETAKELSKLNVSFKIPLGEPKEKLPLYAKKRDPAVLVTDFSPLRHQKGWIESVYEYLSCPIDQVDGHNVVPAWETSDKREYAARTIRPKLHRKFQEFLTAFPEMKKLPYEDRETDRVPSTEELRLDGSVLPVEGEIPGSAAGEMRLRSFIARGLSGYDRDRNDPNLDGTSRLSPYIHFGQISAQTVVREAFLADLPGSDAFVEEAMVRRELAENFCLYEPLYDRYEALPEWGRKALDHHRSDKRPWLYGLSELEEAGTHDELWNAAQLSLRRKGRIHGYLRMYWGKMLLLWSPSPEEAFSRALYLNDRYALDGRDPNGYTGVAWCIGGLHDRPWPKRPVFGSVRSMALSGCARKFDVKRYIASFVP, from the coding sequence ATGGCAGGATACAGGACGAGGGTGGACCCTAGAAGAATAAGACGACTTCGGGAAGGTAGCCCCGGAGAGGGGCCGGTGGTCTATTGGATGAGCAGGGACCAGAGGGTTCGAGACAACTGGGCTCTTCTATACGCCCAGGACGTGGCTCTGGCCGCGAATCGCCCCCTGGAGGTCGTGTTTTGTCTGTCCCGAGATTTCATAGGAGCCCCTATAAGACACTACGACTTTATGTTAAGAGGACTGACGGAAACCGCCAAAGAACTGTCGAAACTGAACGTCTCCTTCAAAATCCCCCTAGGGGAGCCTAAGGAAAAACTGCCGCTATATGCGAAAAAGAGAGATCCCGCCGTCCTGGTAACCGACTTCTCACCTCTTCGACACCAAAAAGGCTGGATCGAATCGGTCTACGAGTACTTATCCTGTCCCATCGACCAGGTGGACGGCCATAACGTCGTACCGGCCTGGGAGACATCGGACAAAAGAGAGTACGCCGCCAGGACGATAAGGCCCAAGCTACACAGAAAATTCCAGGAGTTTCTCACTGCCTTCCCGGAGATGAAAAAGCTTCCCTACGAAGATCGAGAGACCGACAGGGTCCCCTCTACAGAAGAGCTTAGGCTGGACGGCTCGGTCCTTCCCGTAGAGGGAGAGATTCCGGGATCAGCGGCAGGGGAGATGCGGCTCAGATCCTTTATAGCCCGAGGGCTTTCCGGCTACGACAGAGACAGAAACGATCCCAACCTCGACGGAACCTCAAGACTATCCCCCTACATCCACTTCGGACAGATCTCGGCACAGACCGTCGTCAGGGAGGCGTTCCTGGCCGACCTTCCCGGAAGCGACGCATTCGTAGAGGAGGCCATGGTCAGGAGGGAGCTGGCGGAGAATTTCTGTCTCTACGAACCACTGTACGACAGATACGAAGCCCTGCCTGAATGGGGCAGGAAGGCGTTGGACCACCATAGATCGGACAAAAGGCCCTGGCTATACGGGCTTTCCGAGCTCGAGGAGGCAGGCACCCACGACGAGCTGTGGAACGCCGCTCAGTTATCGCTGCGAAGAAAAGGGAGAATACACGGATATCTGAGGATGTACTGGGGAAAGATGTTACTGTTGTGGTCTCCATCGCCGGAGGAGGCTTTCTCGAGGGCACTGTATCTGAACGACAGATACGCCCTGGACGGTCGAGATCCAAACGGATACACCGGAGTGGCCTGGTGTATAGGTGGACTACACGACAGGCCGTGGCCGAAAAGGCCGGTGTTCGGATCCGTCAGATCCATGGCTCTATCCGGCTGCGCCAGAAAATTCGACGTCAAGAGATATATCGCATCTTTCGTGCCGTGA
- a CDS encoding GAF domain-containing protein — MTLCSLYEQAAFLLGGGVLELLVKFLGDRVGRMAILQPDGDDLSLVDGVGIASSGAILYGGMDHVRRLLAQRSDQGVTVLEIDGAMDSALEEDWSRIVLLGGSPWVVAVMLPEVPDEETLRLLKGADGLVRIWDRHRSIDGIEKNMASLSYLLYAVKSALPSIFEPFPPEFLATFLVDVMRESFCPKRISLLQDDGKILLLLAGDECPLLDRGGIFSKEYLSPVPVPIDESHRFAVGSDNLDRLGELYSVILPIISGSDRFFYLVKWGSLRSGEVSDVLELIGGVTVKAMAMNRLREEGTSRVKELSRREFALRGLHRAVISLMENDTEDELLSRVLDIFGEMTQSSRCFVVVYDKSVPGYIKWGDRADGVVKVARHILAYREEPLILETLPDVLPVDQAVEILRGHGLSFDDELYCDERSMDLVFPLRYGSTFVGFIAVSSSVTGSRYGDMDGLETLAASCAVAIRRCRLFGEVSMQRDLLDRQIRARDFLRDLAGEIQQIRSVDVLKKSLSSTLPLALDVEKADMICGVEGLAEISGKIRPDESVIFSDMAVWVPLRSGGTLHGALKLTVEDPRSIGDDRLELMSLVGAFLAPRLEAMRCCLRGKVMDIGIMVGRIVKDSTEELVLDGFEPSVIHGTISLSEEQERCCFRVVKDRSRTIVVLPFPWEGEIRQLFSPSDGWTPFVP; from the coding sequence ATGACACTTTGTTCTCTTTACGAGCAGGCCGCTTTTCTCCTTGGGGGGGGCGTGCTGGAGCTTTTGGTGAAATTTCTCGGAGATAGAGTTGGTCGTATGGCGATTCTTCAGCCCGACGGCGACGATCTCTCTCTGGTGGACGGGGTTGGCATAGCTTCCAGCGGAGCTATCCTGTATGGCGGGATGGATCATGTCCGAAGGCTTTTAGCCCAAAGATCCGATCAGGGGGTAACGGTTCTTGAGATCGATGGAGCAATGGATTCGGCCTTGGAGGAGGATTGGAGCCGTATCGTGCTTCTCGGAGGTTCTCCTTGGGTCGTAGCCGTTATGTTGCCGGAAGTTCCGGACGAAGAGACCCTCCGTCTCCTCAAGGGAGCCGACGGTTTAGTGCGGATATGGGATAGACACCGTTCTATCGACGGCATAGAGAAGAACATGGCCTCCCTTTCCTATCTTCTTTATGCGGTCAAGAGTGCTCTCCCATCCATCTTCGAGCCTTTCCCTCCGGAGTTCCTCGCCACTTTTCTGGTGGACGTGATGAGGGAGAGTTTCTGCCCCAAAAGGATTTCCCTGTTGCAGGACGATGGAAAAATCCTTCTCCTTCTGGCCGGAGACGAGTGCCCGTTATTGGACAGAGGGGGCATCTTCTCTAAAGAATATCTATCTCCCGTCCCTGTACCTATTGACGAGTCCCATCGCTTTGCCGTTGGGTCGGATAACCTCGATCGTCTTGGAGAGCTCTATTCCGTGATTCTTCCGATTATCTCCGGTTCGGATCGCTTCTTTTATCTCGTAAAATGGGGCAGCCTTCGTTCTGGCGAGGTCTCCGATGTTCTTGAACTAATCGGAGGGGTTACCGTTAAGGCCATGGCCATGAATCGCCTTAGAGAGGAAGGTACTTCTCGTGTGAAGGAGTTGTCCCGGAGAGAGTTCGCACTGAGAGGGCTTCATAGGGCCGTAATCTCTCTTATGGAAAACGACACGGAGGATGAACTTCTCTCCAGAGTTCTGGATATATTTGGAGAGATGACCCAGAGTTCTCGCTGTTTTGTGGTCGTGTACGATAAATCCGTTCCTGGGTACATAAAATGGGGTGACAGGGCGGATGGTGTGGTTAAGGTCGCCAGACACATCCTGGCTTATCGTGAAGAGCCTCTGATCCTGGAGACACTTCCGGATGTGCTGCCGGTGGATCAAGCGGTCGAAATCCTTCGGGGTCACGGCCTTTCCTTCGACGACGAACTATATTGCGATGAGAGATCGATGGACTTGGTCTTCCCCCTGAGGTACGGTAGTACTTTCGTGGGCTTTATAGCCGTTTCCTCCTCCGTCACCGGAAGCAGATACGGAGATATGGACGGGCTTGAGACGTTGGCTGCCAGTTGTGCCGTGGCGATCCGTAGATGCCGCCTGTTCGGAGAGGTGTCCATGCAGAGGGACCTGCTGGACAGGCAGATTCGGGCCAGGGATTTTCTGAGAGATCTTGCCGGAGAGATACAACAGATCCGTTCTGTAGACGTATTGAAGAAATCGCTTAGTTCCACCCTTCCTCTGGCTCTGGATGTCGAAAAAGCCGATATGATATGCGGCGTCGAGGGCTTGGCCGAGATATCGGGAAAGATTCGTCCGGACGAATCGGTTATCTTTTCCGATATGGCCGTATGGGTTCCTCTTAGGTCCGGCGGAACGTTGCACGGAGCCCTGAAGCTGACGGTGGAGGACCCGAGGTCGATCGGTGACGACCGTCTGGAGCTGATGTCCTTGGTGGGGGCTTTTCTGGCTCCTAGGTTAGAGGCGATGAGGTGTTGTCTCCGTGGCAAGGTCATGGATATAGGCATAATGGTGGGACGAATTGTCAAGGACTCCACGGAGGAACTGGTTCTAGATGGCTTCGAGCCCTCTGTGATCCATGGAACTATCTCTCTATCGGAGGAGCAGGAAAGGTGCTGCTTCAGGGTAGTGAAGGATCGTAGCCGGACGATAGTGGTTCTTCCCTTTCCATGGGAAGGGGAGATCCGACAGCTTTTCTCCCCATCCGACGGATGGACTCCTTTCGTGCCGTGA